Proteins co-encoded in one Ktedonobacterales bacterium genomic window:
- a CDS encoding energy-coupling factor transporter transmembrane component T has protein sequence MLNNLPLGVYISGTSVLHRLQARTKLLLVLWLAVLLFLANRRAWHLGPYIVTLALLLVAVGLSGIRPGYIFRRMRLLVLLVGLAAIPALLFTPGDTTLATIGPAHVHLFGVDVAIGPVVISSDGAWLVLGFSTIFLLIFLASQLLALTTSPVALAEGLALLLRPLRRWRVPADELALMMLIALRFLPLLVDEANQLIKAQQSRGAQFTRGSLRKRRRAVLALIVPMLRGALRRAGELAVALESRGYAAAGEQTMLYETRLRKQDYAALALVITPTLAALLFF, from the coding sequence ATGCTGAATAATCTGCCCCTTGGCGTCTATATTTCGGGAACATCGGTGCTTCATCGCTTGCAGGCACGCACCAAACTGCTGCTGGTTCTCTGGCTGGCGGTGCTGCTCTTTCTGGCGAATCGGCGGGCGTGGCATCTCGGCCCCTATATTGTGACGCTGGCGCTTCTGCTGGTGGCGGTAGGTCTGAGCGGCATTCGCCCCGGCTATATTTTTCGGCGGATGCGTTTGCTCGTGCTGCTGGTCGGGCTGGCCGCTATTCCCGCGCTGCTGTTTACTCCTGGGGATACGACGCTGGCTACCATCGGCCCGGCGCATGTGCATCTCTTTGGCGTGGATGTGGCGATTGGTCCGGTGGTCATTAGTTCGGATGGCGCCTGGCTTGTGCTGGGCTTCTCCACCATTTTTCTCCTGATCTTCCTGGCCTCGCAATTGCTGGCGCTCACCACCAGTCCGGTGGCTCTGGCTGAGGGACTTGCGCTGCTGCTGCGCCCGCTGCGGCGCTGGCGTGTTCCGGCAGATGAACTGGCGCTGATGATGCTGATCGCCCTGCGATTTCTGCCGCTGCTGGTGGATGAGGCCAATCAGCTTATCAAAGCCCAGCAGTCGCGCGGGGCGCAGTTTACCAGAGGCTCGCTGCGCAAGCGGCGACGCGCGGTGCTGGCGCTGATCGTGCCTATGCTGCGCGGAGCCTTGCGGCGGGCTGGTGAATTGGCGGTCGCGCTGGAGTCACGCGGCTATGCGGCGGCTGGCGAGCAGACGATGCTCTATGAAACACGCCTGCGGAAACAAGACTATGCCGCCCTGGCGCTGGTCATAACGCCAACGCTGGCAGCGTTGCTCTTTTTTTAG
- a CDS encoding energy-coupling factor transporter ATPase, which translates to MPIQVETLTYTYFAGTPLAKVALAELSCTIEDGSCVAILGVTGSGKSTLVQHFNGLLRPTSGRVMVNAIDVGARGADLAKLRRMVGLVFQSPETQLFASTVFDEVAFGPRQMGLGAEKVERVVADALRIVGLPTEEFGRRDPFSLSGGQMRRAALAGVLAMEPAILILDEPTAGLDGEGRAELYRFLARLRGERQTTILLVSHDMSEVAALADRSLVLHQGRLVLDGSPRELFRQAHLLVEWGLDVPALSQVAASLRKQGFPVPAEALTLDEMAQAILAGLVGSQPSFGARRDAE; encoded by the coding sequence GTGCCGATTCAAGTTGAAACGCTGACCTATACCTATTTTGCCGGGACGCCGCTCGCAAAGGTGGCGCTGGCCGAACTCTCCTGTACTATTGAGGATGGAAGCTGTGTCGCTATTCTTGGCGTAACCGGATCAGGAAAATCAACGCTGGTGCAGCACTTCAATGGGCTGCTCCGGCCCACCAGTGGGCGCGTCATGGTGAACGCTATTGATGTGGGGGCAAGAGGCGCTGACCTGGCAAAGCTTCGTCGTATGGTGGGCCTCGTCTTTCAATCACCGGAGACGCAGCTTTTTGCCTCCACCGTGTTTGATGAGGTCGCTTTTGGGCCGCGCCAGATGGGCCTGGGGGCGGAGAAGGTGGAGCGCGTGGTCGCAGATGCGCTGCGCATCGTCGGCCTGCCCACGGAAGAGTTTGGGCGTCGTGATCCCTTTTCGCTCAGCGGTGGACAAATGCGCCGCGCCGCGCTGGCCGGAGTGCTGGCGATGGAGCCAGCTATCTTAATTCTGGATGAGCCAACCGCAGGACTGGATGGTGAGGGGCGCGCTGAACTCTATCGCTTTCTAGCCCGCTTGCGAGGCGAGCGACAAACGACTATCTTGCTGGTGTCGCATGATATGAGCGAGGTTGCGGCGCTGGCCGACCGCTCGCTGGTGCTGCACCAGGGCCGATTGGTTCTGGACGGCAGCCCGCGTGAACTCTTCAGGCAGGCGCATCTGCTGGTAGAATGGGGGCTTGATGTGCCAGCATTGAGCCAGGTAGCAGCTTCGCTGCGTAAGCAAGGCTTTCCCGTTCCCGCCGAGGCATTGACGCTTGATGAGATGGCCCAGGCCATCCTTGCTGGCCTGGTCGGCTCTCAGCCATCCTTTGGAGCGCGGCGCGATGCTGAATAA
- a CDS encoding lysophospholipase — MIEKSQRARETVGTETLVETEASLHLADGITIFARAWAPPSPQRIVVCIQGLGGHGNYYQTLARELAPASAAVVAPDLRGHGRSDGVRGNIDRFDRYLEDVDATLRWAQASWPDKPIILLGESMGASITIQYIASTHRRADPVPLAGLVLISPVLRPAIQPTISEAVRYLRLLLTAPSRPAMPVTGREELGCRDDAFNARLRADPLFVRHVSVRFLNSLTRWLWQTRRQASQLSLPLLVLQGACDYVANPAGTAAFVRRVAANDRRVVTFPEAYHCLLYDPATPLVIKALTSWLAAYPKT; from the coding sequence ATGATCGAGAAGAGCCAGAGGGCCAGGGAAACCGTTGGAACGGAAACATTGGTGGAGACCGAGGCAAGCCTCCACCTGGCTGACGGAATCACTATCTTTGCCCGCGCCTGGGCGCCGCCATCCCCGCAGCGAATCGTCGTCTGCATCCAGGGATTAGGAGGGCATGGCAACTACTACCAGACATTGGCGCGCGAGCTTGCCCCTGCGAGCGCAGCGGTCGTAGCTCCCGATCTACGTGGGCATGGGCGATCAGACGGCGTGCGCGGCAATATTGACCGCTTTGATCGCTACCTGGAGGATGTAGACGCGACCTTGAGATGGGCGCAAGCCTCCTGGCCGGACAAGCCAATCATTCTGCTGGGTGAAAGCATGGGGGCATCCATCACCATTCAGTACATCGCCAGCACGCACCGACGCGCTGATCCGGTCCCGCTTGCCGGGCTGGTCCTCATCTCACCGGTCCTGCGCCCTGCCATCCAACCAACTATCAGCGAAGCGGTGCGCTATCTCCGTCTACTCCTGACCGCGCCATCCCGTCCAGCCATGCCCGTAACCGGACGCGAGGAACTGGGCTGCCGTGACGATGCTTTCAACGCTCGCCTGCGTGCTGACCCTCTTTTCGTGCGCCACGTCAGCGTGCGCTTCCTCAACAGCCTGACCAGATGGCTCTGGCAGACCCGTCGCCAGGCGTCCCAGCTTTCTCTTCCACTGCTGGTGCTTCAGGGGGCATGCGATTATGTCGCCAATCCCGCCGGGACCGCCGCCTTTGTGCGACGGGTAGCAGCCAATGATCGCCGCGTTGTCACCTTTCCCGAAGCCTATCACTGCCTGCTCTATGACCCGGCGACTCCACTGGTTATAAAGGCGCTGACATCCTGGCTGGCTGCTTATCCCAAAACTTAG
- a CDS encoding MFS transporter — protein MGRSLKGLEVLKVLRHPALLRLWLAQIIYLSVQFTASYAMIVLITDETHSATLVGLVIIALSLPLVLFGAPAGALVDRLDRRRILWISNVVRALSTALFVVALLIDPHQYLYIYALAFLFSLVGLFFSPAEGAIIPRIVGEAELLPALSLYNLTLNASQAVGLLLLGPLALDLLPTLVLGTDAHHLTLMPVETLFIILTILYLIAAGLTASLPRERHKEARPSSDLMITRAEQEALQALPLPVDTLPVQMELSVGIWKRLHVDLSEGWQLVRKDNILLDALWQACFGGLIMLTVAELATTFVQRLLNLPTSDTALIFAPAGIGLVLGSLLVPAVVDRLGSTRTITGGMIGTALGIGLLPIAQKVASLSDPTGWWTNPFFLLTVAGLTALVGLCLDLIVVPAQTRMQKRSPDEMRGRVLALYQVLFNGGAIPVMLFMGALTDLLGINAVIDMLVGFSLAAALVTLLRALARRSGGSGDGSAPGPDKDQAQGNQPSTVLVDEETPVYEPPTLSN, from the coding sequence TTGGGTAGATCACTAAAGGGCCTTGAGGTCTTGAAGGTTCTCCGGCACCCGGCCCTGCTGCGCCTCTGGCTGGCCCAGATTATTTACCTCAGCGTACAATTTACCGCCAGTTACGCGATGATCGTGTTGATTACCGATGAGACGCACTCGGCAACGCTGGTGGGCCTGGTGATTATCGCGCTGAGCTTGCCGCTGGTTTTGTTTGGCGCGCCAGCCGGGGCGCTGGTGGATCGACTTGATCGCCGCCGCATCCTCTGGATCAGTAATGTGGTGCGCGCGCTGTCAACCGCGCTTTTTGTGGTTGCGCTGTTGATCGATCCGCACCAATATCTCTATATTTATGCGCTGGCGTTCTTGTTCTCGCTTGTTGGCCTCTTTTTCAGCCCGGCAGAAGGCGCCATTATCCCTCGAATAGTCGGTGAGGCCGAATTGCTGCCCGCGCTCTCGCTCTACAATTTGACGCTGAACGCGAGCCAGGCAGTGGGATTGCTGCTGCTTGGCCCGCTGGCGCTCGATCTGTTGCCCACTCTTGTGCTGGGGACAGACGCTCATCATCTGACCTTGATGCCAGTTGAGACGCTTTTTATCATTCTCACCATACTCTATCTCATTGCGGCTGGTCTGACCGCGAGTTTGCCACGCGAGCGTCATAAAGAGGCACGCCCTTCAAGCGATCTGATGATTACCAGAGCCGAGCAAGAGGCCCTGCAAGCTCTGCCCCTTCCGGTAGACACCTTGCCCGTCCAAATGGAGCTATCTGTTGGTATCTGGAAAAGGCTGCATGTAGACCTCAGCGAAGGCTGGCAACTGGTGCGCAAGGATAATATTTTGCTGGATGCCTTGTGGCAGGCATGCTTCGGGGGCTTGATTATGCTCACGGTTGCCGAACTGGCGACCACCTTTGTGCAGCGTTTGCTGAATCTGCCCACCAGCGATACCGCGTTGATTTTTGCTCCTGCCGGTATCGGCCTGGTGCTAGGCTCGCTGCTGGTTCCGGCGGTGGTGGACCGCCTGGGATCAACCCGCACGATTACTGGCGGAATGATCGGTACGGCTCTAGGGATTGGTTTACTGCCGATTGCACAGAAAGTGGCGAGTCTCTCGGACCCGACTGGCTGGTGGACAAATCCATTCTTTTTGCTGACAGTGGCCGGGCTGACGGCGCTGGTGGGTCTCTGTTTAGATTTGATCGTTGTCCCGGCGCAAACGCGCATGCAAAAACGTTCGCCCGATGAGATGCGTGGACGCGTGCTGGCGCTCTATCAGGTGCTCTTCAATGGCGGCGCTATTCCGGTCATGCTGTTTATGGGCGCGCTGACCGATCTGTTGGGTATCAACGCCGTCATAGATATGCTGGTGGGGTTCAGTCTGGCAGCGGCGCTGGTAACATTGCTGCGGGCGCTGGCGAGACGATCAGGTGGCTCTGGTGATGGCTCGGCGCCTGGACCAGACAAAGACCAGGCACAGGGGAACCAGCCTTCTACAGTGCTAGTGGATGAGGAGACGCCGGTGTATGAGCCGCCAACGCTCAGTAACTAG
- a CDS encoding HAMP domain-containing sensor histidine kinase, whose product MKLVPTLPARPQKTRLAPRSPPALAQSFWRDPVLRIAFLVVGGLIAYQIAVTLLQPPWINSVTDWLRALLAWPELLAIVFVSWWLTRARQLGGRSGWMMSVALLSYAIARTVWTLDDQFIHPNAVPFPSFPDLFFLLQYPFFFLALALLPGAPPWGSRIKVILDCLLVMGAAGALSWYFLLAPLYLQSGEPPLGKAVNLAYPLWDLCLLFGLTVAFIYRQCQMERAVLTLLIVAFLCLVAADSLAAWLLLYPRHVYRTGYLSDVFWNAFYLLVPLAGLVKFRLTQKKLAYANALPAATGQRPQFLKEDLKAVSRFLLPLVAALLASVLIAIRTIIAPLHFMHPLIPSVVIFSLLLLAFVRQAIMVLENAQLRRAWEQARTDELAAQANAAALRETNRRMESFLGIAGHELKTPLTTLILSLQMLQRRAQHRASQPEDETGQAKTRKEGSQSDLALPLQQAERLNRLVSELLDTSRIQAGQLQLDLKLVDLAAIVCATVEEQRQAFPGRTISLCLPDESMPVLADADRIGQVVTNYLTNALKYSREDRPVEVGVQVKGQQGRVWVWDQGPGLPPAEQERIWERFYRAPGIEIQSGSGIGLGLGLHINKTIIEQHHGQVGVQSLPGQGSTFWFTMLLKVPEEDG is encoded by the coding sequence TTGAAGCTTGTCCCCACACTGCCTGCCAGGCCACAGAAAACCCGGCTTGCTCCACGCTCACCTCCAGCGCTGGCCCAGTCCTTCTGGCGTGATCCAGTGCTGCGGATTGCCTTCCTGGTTGTAGGGGGGCTTATTGCTTACCAAATCGCCGTCACCTTGCTTCAGCCACCTTGGATCAATTCAGTCACCGACTGGCTCCGCGCTCTGCTGGCTTGGCCGGAACTGCTGGCAATTGTCTTCGTGAGTTGGTGGCTCACCCGCGCCCGCCAACTGGGCGGACGCTCCGGGTGGATGATGAGCGTGGCTCTGCTCTCCTACGCTATAGCTCGAACCGTGTGGACCCTGGATGATCAGTTTATCCATCCTAACGCTGTCCCCTTTCCCTCGTTTCCCGATCTGTTCTTTCTCCTTCAGTACCCCTTCTTTTTCCTGGCCCTCGCCCTGTTGCCTGGGGCGCCACCCTGGGGGTCGCGGATAAAAGTCATCCTGGATTGCTTGCTTGTGATGGGGGCGGCTGGCGCCCTCTCCTGGTATTTCCTCCTGGCTCCGCTCTATCTGCAAAGTGGAGAACCGCCGCTGGGCAAGGCAGTGAATCTGGCTTATCCGCTGTGGGATCTCTGTCTGCTGTTTGGCCTGACAGTGGCCTTCATCTATCGTCAATGCCAGATGGAGCGTGCGGTCTTGACACTGCTGATCGTAGCGTTCCTCTGCCTGGTGGCCGCCGATTCCCTGGCTGCCTGGCTTCTCTTGTATCCCAGACATGTCTACCGAACAGGCTATCTTTCCGATGTATTCTGGAACGCCTTCTATTTGCTGGTGCCCCTGGCAGGGCTGGTAAAGTTCCGGCTGACCCAGAAAAAACTGGCCTACGCCAATGCGCTGCCTGCTGCAACAGGGCAGCGCCCACAGTTCCTGAAAGAAGACCTCAAAGCTGTCTCCCGTTTCCTCCTTCCGTTGGTGGCAGCGTTGTTGGCAAGCGTACTCATTGCTATTCGGACCATCATCGCGCCGCTCCATTTCATGCACCCGCTGATTCCCAGCGTGGTGATTTTCTCCTTGCTCCTGCTGGCGTTTGTGCGCCAGGCGATCATGGTGCTGGAAAATGCTCAGTTGCGGCGCGCCTGGGAACAGGCGCGTACCGATGAACTGGCTGCGCAAGCGAATGCAGCAGCGCTGCGTGAGACCAACCGCCGCATGGAGTCCTTCCTGGGGATTGCTGGGCATGAACTCAAGACCCCTCTCACGACGCTCATCCTGAGCTTGCAGATGCTCCAGCGACGCGCCCAACATCGGGCGTCCCAGCCGGAAGACGAGACTGGGCAGGCGAAGACAAGGAAAGAAGGTTCTCAGAGCGATCTGGCGCTTCCACTTCAGCAGGCAGAGCGTCTGAATCGCCTGGTCAGTGAACTTTTGGATACCTCGCGCATCCAGGCCGGGCAGCTCCAGCTCGATCTGAAGCTGGTGGATCTGGCGGCCATTGTGTGCGCGACTGTCGAGGAGCAGCGCCAGGCGTTCCCTGGGCGCACTATCTCTCTGTGCTTGCCAGATGAGTCAATGCCGGTACTCGCCGACGCCGACCGTATCGGACAAGTGGTGACGAACTATCTGACCAATGCCCTCAAATACTCGCGGGAAGATCGACCGGTGGAGGTAGGGGTGCAGGTGAAGGGGCAGCAGGGCCGCGTTTGGGTGTGGGATCAGGGGCCAGGGCTGCCGCCTGCCGAGCAGGAGCGCATCTGGGAACGCTTTTACCGCGCGCCAGGGATCGAAATACAAAGTGGGTCGGGGATCGGACTCGGATTGGGGTTACATATCAACAAGACGATCATTGAACAGCACCACGGGCAGGTCGGTGTCCAGAGTCTGCCAGGACAGGGATCCACCTTCTGGTTTACCATGCTGCTAAAGGTTCCAGAGGAAGATGGGTGA